One stretch of Musicola paradisiaca NCPPB 2511 DNA includes these proteins:
- the sucD gene encoding succinate--CoA ligase subunit alpha, with translation MSILIDKNTKVICQGFTGSQGSFHSEQALAYGTQMVGGVTPGKGGTVHLGLPVFNTVREAVEATGAIASVIYVPAPFCKDSILEAIDAGIQLIICITEGIPTLDMLTVKVKLEQTGVRMIGPNCPGVITPGECKIGIMPGHIHLPGNVGIVSRSGTLTYEAVKQTTDTGLGQSSCVGIGGDPIPGSNFIDILKLFEQDPQTEAIVMIGEIGGTAEEEAAAYIKEHVTKPVVGYIAGVTAPKGKRMGHAGAIIAGGKGTADDKFAALEAAGVKTVRSLADIGEAVKSVLNR, from the coding sequence ATGTCCATTCTGATCGATAAAAACACTAAAGTCATCTGCCAGGGATTTACCGGTAGTCAGGGCTCTTTCCACTCTGAACAGGCGCTCGCTTATGGTACCCAGATGGTAGGCGGGGTTACGCCGGGTAAGGGCGGAACCGTACATCTTGGCCTGCCAGTGTTCAATACGGTTCGCGAGGCGGTGGAGGCAACGGGGGCTATTGCGTCCGTTATCTATGTTCCCGCTCCCTTCTGCAAAGATTCAATTCTGGAAGCGATCGATGCCGGTATTCAGCTCATCATTTGCATTACCGAAGGTATCCCGACACTGGATATGTTGACGGTGAAAGTGAAGCTGGAACAAACCGGTGTGCGCATGATTGGGCCGAACTGTCCAGGGGTTATTACTCCAGGAGAGTGTAAGATCGGTATTATGCCGGGGCATATTCATCTTCCTGGCAACGTTGGCATTGTCTCCCGTTCGGGAACGCTAACGTATGAAGCTGTGAAGCAAACCACGGATACCGGGCTGGGGCAATCAAGCTGTGTAGGTATTGGTGGTGACCCGATACCAGGCTCGAATTTTATCGATATTCTCAAGCTGTTTGAACAGGATCCTCAAACTGAAGCCATTGTAATGATTGGTGAAATTGGTGGAACTGCAGAGGAAGAGGCTGCTGCTTATATCAAAGAGCATGTGACTAAACCTGTGGTCGGCTATATCGCGGGTGTTACCGCGCCTAAAGGTAAACGTATGGGCCATGCTGGTGCGATTATTGCCGGTGGGAAAGGCACTGCGGATGACAAATTTGCAGCGCTTGAGGCGGCTGGCGTGAAGACAGTGCGCAGTCTGGCTGATATCGGTGAGGCTGTTAAGTCAGTGTTGAATCGTTAA
- the cydA gene encoding cytochrome ubiquinol oxidase subunit I, whose product MFDIVELSRLQFALTAMYHFLFVPLTLGMAFLLAIMETVYVLTGKQVYKDMTKFWGKLFAINFALGVSTGLTMEFQFGTNWSYYSHYVGDIFGAPLAIEGLMAFFLESTFVGLFFFGWDRLGKVQHMAVTWLVALGSNLSALWILVANGWMQNPVASDFNFETMRMEMVSFADLVLNPVAQVKFVHTVASGYCTGAIFILGISSYYLLKGRDLAFAKRSFAIAASFGMASVLSVIVLGDESGYEMGDVQKTKLAAIEAEWETQPAPAAFTLFGLPNQDTMENKYAIQVPYVLGLIATRSTDKTVTGLKDLMTQHEVRIRNGMKAYQLLQQLRSGNTDQAVRDEFNKNKQDLGYGLLLKRYTTNVADATEAQIKQATKDSIPRVAPLYFAFRIMVACGILMLLVIGLSFWTVLRNRIGQKKWLHRVALYSIPLPWIAVEAGWFVAEYGRQPWAIGEVLPTAVANSSLTAGDILFSMVLICGLYTLFLIAELYLMFKYARLGPSSLKTGAYHFEQPIASTQNAR is encoded by the coding sequence ATGTTTGATATAGTCGAACTGTCGCGTTTACAGTTTGCCTTAACAGCGATGTATCATTTCCTGTTCGTACCATTAACGCTGGGCATGGCGTTTCTGCTGGCGATCATGGAAACGGTATATGTGCTCACTGGCAAACAAGTTTATAAAGATATGACCAAGTTTTGGGGCAAGTTATTCGCCATCAACTTTGCCTTGGGGGTTTCCACCGGTTTGACCATGGAGTTCCAGTTCGGGACTAACTGGTCGTACTATTCCCATTATGTTGGCGATATCTTCGGTGCTCCTCTGGCTATCGAAGGTCTGATGGCATTTTTCCTTGAGTCCACTTTTGTCGGCCTTTTCTTCTTCGGATGGGATCGTCTCGGCAAAGTTCAGCATATGGCAGTAACCTGGCTAGTTGCATTGGGTTCCAACCTGTCGGCGCTGTGGATCCTCGTGGCAAATGGCTGGATGCAAAACCCGGTCGCTTCCGACTTCAATTTCGAAACCATGCGTATGGAAATGGTGAGTTTCGCCGACCTTGTTCTTAACCCGGTTGCGCAGGTGAAATTCGTTCATACCGTTGCTTCTGGTTACTGTACCGGCGCAATCTTCATTTTGGGGATTAGCTCCTACTATCTGCTGAAGGGCCGTGATCTCGCTTTTGCCAAACGCTCTTTCGCCATCGCGGCAAGCTTTGGTATGGCGTCTGTCCTTTCAGTCATCGTACTGGGCGATGAATCCGGTTATGAGATGGGGGACGTGCAGAAAACCAAACTGGCCGCTATTGAAGCTGAGTGGGAAACTCAACCTGCTCCAGCCGCGTTCACACTGTTTGGCCTGCCGAATCAGGATACCATGGAGAACAAGTATGCTATTCAGGTGCCCTACGTATTGGGTCTGATCGCTACACGTTCCACGGATAAGACCGTGACGGGCCTGAAGGATTTGATGACGCAGCATGAGGTTCGCATCCGCAATGGCATGAAGGCCTACCAACTGTTGCAGCAACTGCGCTCAGGTAATACCGATCAGGCTGTACGGGATGAGTTTAACAAGAATAAACAGGATCTTGGTTATGGTCTGTTATTGAAGCGCTATACCACGAATGTGGCAGATGCAACCGAAGCGCAAATCAAGCAAGCGACCAAAGACTCTATTCCTCGCGTCGCACCACTGTATTTCGCATTCCGTATCATGGTGGCTTGCGGAATTCTGATGTTGTTGGTTATTGGGCTCTCTTTCTGGACGGTGTTGCGTAATCGCATCGGGCAGAAAAAATGGCTGCATCGTGTGGCGCTGTATTCTATACCGCTGCCGTGGATTGCTGTGGAAGCTGGGTGGTTTGTGGCGGAATATGGTCGTCAGCCGTGGGCTATCGGCGAGGTGCTGCCCACCGCAGTGGCGAACTCTTCGCTGACGGCAGGCGATATTCTGTTCTCTATGGTACTGATTTGCGGTTTGTATACGCTGTTCCTGATTGCGGAACTCTATCTGATGTTCAAATATGCGCGTTTGGGGCCCAGCAGCCTGAAAACCGGCGCCTATCATTTTGAACAGCCGATTGCATCGACTCAGAACGCACGGTAA
- the cydB gene encoding cytochrome d ubiquinol oxidase subunit II has product MFDYEVLRFVWWVLIGVLLIGFAVTDGFDMGVGMLVRLLGRNDVERRVMINSVAPHWDGNQVWLITAGGALFAAWPMVYAAAFSGFYIAMILVLASLYFRPVGFDYRSKVENTTWRNAWDWGIFTGSFVPPVVIGVAFGNLLQGVPFHVDEYLRLYYTGNFFQLLNPFGLLAGIVSLCMILAQGATYLMMRTTGDLYVRTKSTAQLSSLILTITFVLAGVWVVNGIDGYAITSVINKAAESNPLHKEVVRQAGAWMTNYNHYPVLWLFPLIGAVSPLVTLAAARAGKGALAFLFSSLSIAGVILTAGIAMFPFIMPSVTVPNVSLTMWDATSSLLTLKVMTIVAIIFVPIVLSYTIWCYYKMYGRITKEHIEQNTHSLY; this is encoded by the coding sequence ATGTTTGATTATGAAGTATTGCGTTTCGTCTGGTGGGTGCTGATCGGTGTATTGCTGATCGGTTTCGCAGTCACTGACGGTTTTGACATGGGCGTCGGGATGTTGGTGCGTCTGCTTGGCCGTAACGATGTTGAGCGTCGAGTGATGATCAATAGCGTTGCTCCCCATTGGGACGGCAACCAAGTCTGGCTGATAACCGCAGGCGGTGCGTTGTTCGCCGCCTGGCCTATGGTTTATGCCGCCGCATTTTCCGGTTTTTACATTGCGATGATTTTGGTGCTGGCGTCCTTGTATTTTCGTCCGGTCGGTTTTGACTACCGTTCGAAAGTCGAGAACACGACCTGGCGCAATGCATGGGATTGGGGCATTTTCACCGGTAGCTTTGTTCCGCCAGTGGTCATCGGTGTAGCGTTCGGTAATTTGTTGCAAGGTGTACCGTTCCATGTTGATGAGTATCTGCGCCTCTATTACACCGGGAACTTCTTCCAGTTGTTGAATCCGTTTGGGTTGCTGGCGGGTATCGTCAGCCTGTGCATGATTCTTGCGCAGGGCGCGACTTATCTGATGATGCGCACGACAGGCGATTTGTATGTACGAACGAAATCAACAGCGCAACTTTCTTCGCTGATCTTAACCATTACGTTTGTATTGGCCGGTGTTTGGGTCGTGAATGGCATTGATGGATATGCGATAACGTCTGTAATCAATAAGGCCGCCGAATCCAACCCGCTCCATAAAGAGGTGGTTCGTCAGGCCGGTGCCTGGATGACCAATTACAACCATTACCCTGTGCTGTGGCTGTTCCCGCTGATCGGGGCGGTATCACCTTTGGTGACTCTGGCGGCCGCGCGTGCGGGTAAAGGCGCCCTGGCGTTTCTGTTCTCTTCGTTAAGTATCGCTGGCGTGATTCTGACTGCCGGTATCGCCATGTTCCCGTTCATTATGCCGTCTGTGACGGTGCCGAATGTGAGCCTAACCATGTGGGATGCCACATCCAGCTTGCTGACGCTCAAGGTGATGACCATTGTGGCCATTATTTTCGTGCCGATTGTGTTGTCCTACACCATATGGTGTTACTACAAGATGTACGGACGGATCACCAAAGAGCATATTGAACAGAACACACATTCTTTGTATTGA
- the cydX gene encoding cytochrome bd-I oxidase subunit CydX, protein MWYFAWILGTLLACSLGVITALALEQSEVSSADKNKPQ, encoded by the coding sequence ATGTGGTATTTTGCCTGGATTCTGGGAACGCTTCTTGCTTGTTCACTGGGCGTTATCACTGCTCTGGCATTGGAACAGAGCGAGGTAAGCAGCGCGGACAAGAATAAGCCGCAATGA
- the ybgE gene encoding cyd operon protein YbgE, with amino-acid sequence MSIFIEHLYRLMDKGPLRALSLIMALSLAGCVFWEPARFAARTSSLAVWQGLFLIWAVCAGVVHGTGFRPRRIRWQAFFSPLPAFVILGAGLYYYFL; translated from the coding sequence ATGAGTATCTTCATTGAACATTTGTATCGTCTGATGGATAAGGGCCCGTTACGGGCCCTTTCCCTGATCATGGCCTTGTCGCTGGCCGGATGTGTGTTCTGGGAACCAGCCCGTTTTGCGGCACGAACCAGCTCTCTGGCTGTCTGGCAGGGATTATTTCTCATCTGGGCAGTGTGCGCCGGAGTGGTTCATGGTACGGGGTTTCGACCCAGACGTATTCGTTGGCAGGCCTTCTTCTCTCCTCTGCCCGCCTTCGTGATCCTGGGCGCAGGATTGTATTACTATTTTCTGTAA
- the ybgC gene encoding tol-pal system-associated acyl-CoA thioesterase, translating into MSNKVFRWPVRVYYEDTDAGGVVYHARYVAFYERARTEMLREHGFHQRTLMSEHIAFAVRKMTVEYLAPARLDDLLEVQSEIVSLRGASLTFSQRILDSHGNLLSHAEVLVACINPSQMKPIALPKSIVAEFKQ; encoded by the coding sequence GTGAGTAATAAAGTGTTCCGCTGGCCCGTGCGCGTCTACTATGAAGACACAGATGCAGGTGGTGTAGTTTATCATGCGCGCTATGTGGCCTTTTATGAGAGAGCTCGTACTGAGATGCTGCGTGAACATGGTTTTCATCAGCGTACACTCATGAGCGAGCATATCGCTTTCGCCGTTCGTAAAATGACAGTTGAATATCTTGCACCAGCCCGCCTTGACGACCTGCTGGAAGTACAGAGCGAGATTGTTTCACTACGCGGCGCTTCTCTGACGTTCTCACAGCGCATTCTTGACTCACATGGCAATCTGCTGAGCCATGCTGAGGTTTTGGTCGCATGCATTAATCCATCACAAATGAAGCCCATTGCGCTTCCCAAGTCTATCGTCGCGGAGTTTAAGCAGTGA
- the tolQ gene encoding Tol-Pal system protein TolQ, with product MTDMNILDLFLKASLLVKLIMLILIGFSIASWAIIIQRTRILNAATRDAEAFEDKFWSGIELSRLYQESQSHRETLGGTEQIFYAGFKEFARLHRANSHAPEAVVEGASRAMRISMNRELETLETHIPFLGTVGSISPYIGLFGTVWGIMHAFIALGAVKQATLQMVAPGIAEALIATAIGLFAAIPAVMAYNRLNQRVNKLEQNYDNFMEEFIAILHRQAFSSENNR from the coding sequence GTGACTGACATGAATATTCTTGATTTGTTCCTGAAGGCTAGCCTTCTGGTGAAACTTATCATGCTAATTTTAATCGGTTTTTCTATCGCCTCATGGGCAATCATCATTCAGCGTACTCGAATTTTGAATGCGGCTACACGTGATGCGGAAGCTTTTGAAGACAAATTTTGGTCTGGTATCGAACTTTCTCGTTTGTATCAGGAAAGCCAGTCCCATCGCGAAACATTGGGCGGTACTGAGCAGATTTTTTACGCGGGATTCAAAGAGTTTGCCCGTCTGCATAGAGCGAACAGCCATGCCCCGGAGGCGGTGGTTGAGGGGGCATCCCGCGCAATGCGTATTTCCATGAATCGTGAACTGGAAACGCTTGAAACTCATATTCCTTTCCTGGGTACGGTGGGTTCCATCAGCCCTTACATCGGTCTTTTTGGTACAGTGTGGGGGATTATGCATGCCTTTATTGCTCTGGGCGCAGTAAAGCAAGCGACCCTGCAAATGGTGGCTCCCGGTATTGCCGAAGCACTGATAGCGACGGCAATAGGTCTGTTTGCCGCTATCCCGGCTGTTATGGCTTACAACCGTCTCAACCAGCGTGTAAACAAGCTTGAACAGAATTACGATAACTTTATGGAAGAGTTCATCGCTATTCTGCATCGTCAGGCATTCTCCAGCGAAAACAATCGTTAA
- the tolR gene encoding colicin uptake protein TolR, producing the protein MARVRSGRRGLKSEINIVPLLDVLLVLLLIFMATAPIITQSVEVDLPDATESKTVSSTDNPPVIVEVSGIGQYSLVVDHNRMNQLPAEQVVAEAQSRLSANPKTVFLIGGAKNVPYDEIIKALNLLHQAGVKSVGLMTQPI; encoded by the coding sequence ATGGCTCGTGTTCGTAGCGGCCGTCGGGGGCTGAAATCCGAGATCAATATTGTCCCCTTGCTGGACGTACTGCTGGTGTTGCTGCTCATATTTATGGCAACTGCACCAATTATCACTCAAAGTGTTGAGGTTGATTTACCTGATGCCACGGAATCTAAAACAGTTTCCAGCACGGACAATCCGCCTGTCATCGTCGAGGTTTCCGGTATTGGGCAATATAGTCTGGTGGTTGACCATAACAGGATGAATCAGCTACCTGCTGAGCAGGTAGTGGCAGAGGCCCAATCGCGTCTATCTGCCAACCCGAAGACGGTATTTTTGATCGGTGGCGCCAAGAATGTTCCCTATGATGAGATCATTAAAGCATTGAATTTATTGCATCAGGCTGGTGTCAAATCCGTTGGGCTGATGACACAACCGATCTGA